The Struthio camelus isolate bStrCam1 chromosome 15, bStrCam1.hap1, whole genome shotgun sequence nucleotide sequence CCACTAATATTTATAAGATAAAGTATTATCGTCTGTATTATTGTCCAGAATTTTTGGACTGCCAGCCTCGAAAAAATCgacagaaaaaaaccaacaaaaataccTCTTGCGTATCTGGAATAACTGCCTTTTAATGTTTTGTATGGAGTAGCCTATAGCAAACCGTCTATCCAGATATGTGCAGCAAACTCTTTATGGAAGGACAGGGAGACCGTGTTTGGCTGCTGATACGTTTTTGTGTATTGAATATCATGGAGCTCAGGTATATGCAAGTTGCTTGTAGCCCTTATATCATAAGAGCGATCAGTGTGTCATTCATTCTGACGACAACTCTTTGTTTTCTAGATCCTACTGTCCCTACTGGTTTTGTCCTTGGAATTGACCTTCTGCGTATTTCCCCACTGGACGGAGCAGTCTTCCTGTCAGAGACTGATATTACAGACCCAAGCACGCTTAGGACAATTCACAGTCTGCTTCCTGCAGAGAAGGTGGATGTTATCTTGAGTGATATGGCACCTAATGCAACAGGCATCAAAGAACTGGACCATCAAAAGTTGATCAGCTTATGTTTAGGCCTTCTGAATCTGTCGCAAAGCCTTTTAAAGCCAAAAGGAACTCTGCTCTGTAAATTCTGGGATGGACAGGACTCCCGCCTTCTTCAAGGCAGACTGAAGGAGCAGTTTCAAGACGTGAGAACTGTAAAGCCTCAGGCTAGCCGGAAGGACTCTGCTGAATCTTATTACTTGGCAAGACTGTACAAAGGGAAATGAAAGCTGAGAATTGCAGATTATCGAACTGGTGATCAGACACTGATTGGAAATCTTTACTTggcaggtatttaaaaaaaaaaaaaaaaaggcaggcatgAAGACCTCCAACATCAACTGTCACATTGTTGAGAACAACCTGGGAGAATATACTGCAATTCTTAGGAAGTACATCATGCTTTTCAAGTACAAAAGTAAAACCAGGATGGTGCCCTGCTGAGTTTATCCACTAATTATACGAGCAGAGACATCCAATTTAGCTTCTCACCTGTGGAGAAAACTGTTGGGAATGAAGAGGAATAATCTGAAAGGCAACCTCTGGGGCTGGagtaatggaaataaaaataaaacagtgattacaggttttttttttttttttaatgcgtgTGCTTGAAAATCATTGCACTACTACTGCTGTCATATTGGAGACTAACCGTAAAGGCAGTTTCCAAAATGAGAGGGGACAACAAGGGGAGTGTGAGccaatttatttcttctctgtctttcttaAAAGCTGGTACAATTTCTTAGCACGCTTAAAAATAGATAACACTCTTGTGCATGTCAGAGTCTGCGTTGTCACATACAATCTATAATGCAGACGTTCAGAACGTATGACTCCGGCTCTGGGATATTGCAAAGCTTGGTGGCTTTGCTGCATTAGCTAAAGACACGTGTTATATTTAGAAATTGTTACTTCATTGTACTCATAAATCCAGTAAACGACAGAGGCTCATCACagttgagaaaataatttttccctaTATCTTCAGTAATGCTTCATGTTTCACTAGTGATGTTTGTTAGGTAAAATGGCGAGAT carries:
- the MRM2 gene encoding rRNA methyltransferase 2, mitochondrial codes for the protein MAWRGPGAAGSGRSLVSLSLRCRCFHAAVALLKRKTGADHQWLERHLKDPFVKATKQQNYRCRSAFKLLEIDDKLHILRPGLSVLDCGAAPGAWSQVAVERVNALGTDPTVPTGFVLGIDLLRISPLDGAVFLSETDITDPSTLRTIHSLLPAEKVDVILSDMAPNATGIKELDHQKLISLCLGLLNLSQSLLKPKGTLLCKFWDGQDSRLLQGRLKEQFQDVRTVKPQASRKDSAESYYLARLYKGK